One window of Dechloromonas sp. ZY10 genomic DNA carries:
- a CDS encoding circularly permuted type 2 ATP-grasp protein has translation MNFYNEMYAADGEVRAHYRAYAEWLETTPAERIERKRAEADLAFHRVGITFAVYGEEAGKERLIPFDIVPRIIPAAEWKALESGMRQRVRALNLFLWDIYHDQEILKAGIIPAEQVLNNAQYRPVMQGVDVPGGVYAHIAGVDVVRAGAGEFYVLEDNLRVPSGVSYMLEDRKMMMRLFPELFARHKVAPVQHYPDLLLEKLRAVAPNGVNDPTVVVLTPGAYNSAYFEHTFLAQQMGVELVEGRDLFVKDEVVYMRTTQGPQRVDVIYRRIDDDFLDPLAFRPDSALGVPGLLKAYQAGNVTLANAIGTGVADDKSIYPYVPEMIKFYLGEEPKLNNVPTYMCRKPDDLKYVLAHLPELVVKEVHGAGGYGMLVGPAATPDQIEHFRQLLLSKPDGYIAQPTLALSNCPTFVEEGIAPRHLDLRPFVLSSGKCIQMAPGGLTRVALTKGSLVVNSSQGGGTKDTWVLED, from the coding sequence ATGAACTTCTATAACGAGATGTATGCAGCAGACGGCGAGGTCCGGGCGCATTACCGCGCCTACGCCGAGTGGCTTGAAACAACCCCGGCTGAGCGCATCGAGCGCAAGCGGGCCGAAGCCGACCTCGCCTTTCACCGCGTCGGGATCACCTTCGCAGTCTATGGCGAAGAAGCCGGCAAGGAGCGTCTGATTCCCTTCGATATCGTGCCGCGGATCATTCCGGCAGCGGAATGGAAGGCGCTGGAATCCGGGATGCGCCAGCGGGTGCGCGCCCTCAACCTGTTCCTGTGGGACATCTACCACGATCAGGAAATTCTCAAGGCCGGCATCATCCCGGCCGAGCAGGTACTGAACAATGCCCAGTACCGGCCGGTGATGCAGGGCGTCGACGTGCCGGGCGGGGTTTATGCCCACATCGCCGGGGTTGACGTGGTGCGTGCCGGCGCCGGCGAGTTCTACGTGCTGGAGGACAACTTGCGCGTGCCTTCCGGCGTCTCGTACATGCTCGAAGACCGCAAGATGATGATGCGCCTGTTCCCCGAGCTGTTCGCCCGGCACAAGGTGGCGCCGGTCCAGCACTACCCCGACCTCTTGCTGGAAAAGCTGCGCGCGGTGGCGCCCAACGGCGTCAACGATCCGACAGTAGTGGTACTGACGCCCGGCGCCTACAACTCAGCCTACTTCGAACATACTTTCCTGGCGCAGCAGATGGGGGTTGAGCTGGTCGAAGGCCGCGACCTGTTCGTCAAGGATGAAGTGGTATACATGCGCACCACCCAGGGGCCGCAGCGGGTCGATGTGATCTACCGCCGGATTGACGACGACTTCCTCGATCCGCTCGCCTTTCGTCCCGACTCCGCGCTGGGCGTACCCGGCCTGCTCAAGGCCTACCAGGCGGGCAACGTGACCCTGGCCAATGCCATCGGTACCGGGGTCGCCGACGACAAGTCGATCTATCCCTACGTGCCGGAGATGATCAAGTTCTACCTCGGCGAGGAGCCGAAGCTGAACAACGTCCCGACCTACATGTGTCGCAAGCCCGACGATCTCAAGTACGTGCTGGCACATCTGCCTGAACTGGTCGTCAAGGAAGTGCACGGCGCCGGCGGCTACGGGATGCTGGTCGGCCCGGCGGCGACGCCCGATCAGATCGAGCACTTCCGGCAGTTGCTGCTGAGCAAGCCGGACGGCTACATCGCGCAGCCGACGCTGGCGCTGTCGAATTGTCCGACCTTTGTCGAGGAAGGCATCGCGCCGCGCCACCTCGACCTGCGGCCCTTCGTCCTGTCGTCGGGCAAGTGTATCCAGATGGCGCCGGGCGGACTGACGCGAGTGGCGCTGACCAAGGGCTCGCTGGTGGTCAATTCGTCGCAGGGCGGCGGGACCAAGGATACCTGGGTGCTGGAAGACTGA
- a CDS encoding methyl-accepting chemotaxis protein — protein sequence MKQNLPITQNEQPFPKGKYVVSKTDLKGAITYANDTFVELSGFTRDELIGFNHNMVRHPDMPPVAFQDLWDTIKQGRPWRGVVKNRCKNGDFYWVDALVVPVRKNNQTIGYMSVRTEPTRQQVSEAEGLYRQLQQGKASLPKASLWSRISLRSKFNAAVGYLILAHLIGGLLHQFGASLGLSQAAVSSLLQLLGISSIGVGVGLMLLQGKVFTIIERIIGRLDHIAQGDLTDQIPLHRRDELGKVNDALISMQTHLKSMMAEIDEAAKTVESSASGLAVGMEQTHSTTEMQADSVNRIAAAVEEINASIAQVADDSQATAAAVEESRRLLDQAVGSMQQSRQATQEVVHTVNGAGNTMAELFKSIFAIGAVTRTIEEVADQTNLLALNAAIEAARAGESGRGFAVVADEVRKLAERASLQTKEITSTVGEIQRITQIAVSGMENAGQQVAKTDSSMTAAEDGLGQVDHHSGEVANMSRHIADATREQSQAGRDILAQIEGIVAGIEQTVGTVRMAADNTREMSETAARLSKLVSYFRYIK from the coding sequence ATGAAACAAAATCTGCCAATTACCCAGAATGAGCAGCCTTTCCCAAAAGGAAAATATGTTGTTTCCAAAACCGATCTGAAGGGCGCGATTACCTACGCGAACGATACCTTTGTCGAACTGTCGGGCTTCACCCGCGACGAATTGATCGGCTTCAATCACAACATGGTGCGCCATCCGGACATGCCGCCGGTGGCGTTTCAGGATTTGTGGGACACCATCAAGCAGGGGCGGCCCTGGCGCGGCGTGGTCAAGAACCGCTGCAAAAACGGCGACTTCTATTGGGTCGATGCGCTGGTGGTGCCGGTGCGCAAGAACAATCAGACCATCGGTTACATGTCGGTGCGAACCGAGCCGACGCGGCAGCAGGTCAGCGAAGCCGAGGGACTTTACCGCCAGTTGCAGCAGGGCAAGGCCAGCTTGCCAAAGGCTTCGTTGTGGAGCCGGATTTCGCTGCGCAGCAAATTCAACGCGGCGGTCGGCTATCTGATCCTGGCACACCTGATCGGCGGTCTGTTGCACCAGTTCGGCGCTTCGCTGGGCTTGTCCCAGGCCGCGGTGTCGTCATTGCTGCAGTTGCTCGGAATCAGCAGTATCGGTGTCGGTGTCGGCTTGATGCTGCTGCAGGGCAAGGTCTTCACCATCATCGAACGGATCATCGGGCGTCTCGATCATATTGCCCAGGGCGACCTGACCGACCAGATTCCGCTGCATCGCCGGGACGAACTGGGCAAGGTCAACGATGCGCTGATCAGCATGCAGACCCATCTCAAGAGCATGATGGCGGAGATCGACGAGGCTGCGAAGACGGTTGAAAGTTCAGCCAGCGGTCTGGCGGTGGGAATGGAGCAGACCCATAGCACGACTGAAATGCAGGCTGACTCGGTGAACCGGATTGCAGCGGCGGTCGAGGAAATCAATGCTTCGATTGCCCAGGTGGCCGACGATTCGCAGGCTACCGCAGCTGCAGTCGAAGAGTCGCGGCGCTTGCTTGATCAGGCGGTCGGCAGCATGCAGCAGAGCCGGCAGGCAACGCAGGAGGTGGTGCATACGGTCAACGGTGCCGGCAACACCATGGCCGAGCTGTTCAAGTCGATTTTTGCGATTGGCGCGGTGACCCGGACCATCGAGGAAGTTGCTGACCAGACCAACCTGCTGGCACTCAACGCAGCGATTGAGGCGGCGCGGGCCGGCGAGAGCGGTCGTGGCTTTGCCGTGGTCGCCGACGAGGTGCGCAAACTGGCCGAGCGGGCCAGCCTGCAGACCAAGGAAATCACCTCAACGGTCGGCGAAATCCAGCGGATTACCCAGATCGCCGTCAGTGGCATGGAGAATGCTGGCCAGCAGGTCGCCAAAACCGATAGCTCGATGACTGCCGCCGAGGATGGCCTGGGTCAGGTTGACCATCACAGTGGCGAAGTGGCCAACATGTCGCGTCATATTGCGGATGCGACCCGTGAACAGAGTCAGGCCGGTCGCGACATTCTGGCCCAGATCGAGGGCATCGTCGCGGGAATCGAGCAGACCGTCGGCACGGTGCGGATGGCTGCCGACAATACGCGCGAAATGAGCGAAACCGCTGCCCGCCTGAGCAAGCTGGTGTCCTACTTCCGCTACATCAAATAA
- a CDS encoding acetyl-CoA C-acyltransferase family protein, protein MSREVVVLSAVRSAIGAFGGSLADIEPAELAGTVMKEAITRSGVDAQQINYVTVGNCIPTDSRYAYVPRVASIQAGLPMDSVAMQVNRLCSSGLQAIVTTAQQIMLGDCDYGIGGGVEVMSRGGYMMPALRTGARMGDSKAVDMMVSVLTDPFGVGHMGITAENLASKWGISREEQDAFAVESQRRAAAAQEAGYFKSQIVPIVKQTRKGEVVFDTDEHLKPGTTLESLGKMKPAFKKDGTVTAGNASGINDGAAFFVLAAADVAAAAGQKPLARLVSYAVAGVPNDVMGEGPIPASKLALKKAGLSLDQMDVIESNEAFAAQAIAVSKGLGLDPAKTNPNGGAIALGHPVGCSGAFIATKALYELQRTNGRYALVTMCIGGGQGIACVFERM, encoded by the coding sequence ATGAGCAGAGAAGTAGTCGTTCTGAGCGCAGTCCGTTCCGCCATCGGTGCTTTTGGCGGTTCCCTGGCCGATATCGAGCCGGCCGAACTGGCGGGTACCGTGATGAAGGAAGCCATCACCCGTTCCGGCGTCGATGCGCAGCAGATCAATTATGTGACGGTTGGCAACTGCATCCCGACTGATTCCCGCTATGCCTATGTGCCGCGTGTTGCCTCGATCCAGGCCGGCTTGCCGATGGATTCCGTGGCCATGCAGGTCAATCGCCTGTGTTCTTCCGGCCTGCAGGCCATCGTCACCACCGCGCAGCAAATCATGCTCGGCGATTGCGATTACGGGATTGGCGGCGGCGTCGAAGTGATGTCGCGCGGTGGTTACATGATGCCGGCACTGCGTACTGGCGCCCGCATGGGTGATAGCAAGGCAGTCGACATGATGGTCTCGGTCCTGACCGACCCGTTCGGCGTTGGCCACATGGGGATCACCGCCGAGAACCTGGCAAGCAAGTGGGGCATTTCCCGCGAAGAACAGGACGCTTTTGCCGTCGAGTCGCAGCGTCGCGCAGCCGCTGCCCAGGAAGCCGGTTACTTCAAGTCGCAGATCGTCCCCATCGTCAAGCAGACGCGCAAGGGCGAAGTGGTCTTCGACACCGACGAGCACCTCAAGCCGGGTACCACGCTGGAATCCCTGGGCAAGATGAAGCCGGCCTTCAAGAAAGATGGCACGGTCACCGCCGGTAACGCGTCCGGGATCAACGATGGTGCTGCCTTCTTCGTCCTCGCTGCCGCCGATGTCGCTGCTGCCGCCGGCCAGAAGCCGCTGGCCCGTCTGGTTTCCTACGCGGTTGCCGGCGTGCCCAACGACGTCATGGGCGAAGGTCCGATCCCGGCATCCAAGCTGGCCCTGAAAAAGGCCGGTTTGAGCCTGGATCAGATGGATGTGATCGAGTCGAACGAAGCCTTTGCCGCTCAGGCAATTGCTGTTTCCAAGGGCCTCGGCCTCGATCCGGCCAAGACCAACCCGAACGGCGGCGCGATCGCCCTCGGCCATCCGGTTGGCTGTTCCGGTGCCTTCATCGCCACCAAGGCGCTGTATGAGTTGCAGCGTACCAATGGCCGCTATGCGCTGGTGACCATGTGTATCGGCGGCGGGCAAGGCATCGCCTGCGTCTTCGAACGCATGTAA
- a CDS encoding CoA pyrophosphatase produces the protein MNIDVAQLKAALLPLPPLTQVVIEDGAPSAGLTPAAVLFPVIDRPEGRTVLLTQRTAHLNKHAGQISFPGGRVEDEDTSPLATALRETEEEIGLARQHVEVLGYLPEYRTGTGFSVIPVVALVTPPFTLSPDPFEVAEVFEVPLSFLLDPANHQQHSVHVRGALRHFFAMPWQDYFIWGATAGMIRSLTARLGLHAA, from the coding sequence ATGAACATTGATGTTGCGCAGCTGAAGGCTGCGCTGTTGCCGCTGCCGCCGCTGACGCAGGTGGTGATCGAGGATGGAGCGCCGAGTGCCGGACTGACGCCCGCCGCTGTCCTGTTTCCGGTGATCGATCGGCCCGAGGGGCGGACCGTGCTGTTGACCCAGCGGACCGCCCACCTCAATAAGCATGCCGGGCAGATCAGTTTTCCCGGTGGGCGGGTCGAGGATGAGGATACGTCACCGCTGGCTACCGCCCTGCGCGAAACCGAAGAGGAAATCGGTCTCGCCCGGCAACATGTCGAGGTTCTGGGGTATTTACCGGAGTACCGCACCGGCACCGGTTTTTCGGTGATTCCGGTGGTGGCGCTGGTCACTCCGCCTTTCACCTTGAGTCCCGATCCTTTCGAGGTTGCCGAGGTGTTCGAGGTACCCTTGTCCTTTCTGCTCGATCCCGCCAATCACCAGCAACATTCGGTACACGTGCGCGGGGCCTTGCGGCATTTTTTTGCCATGCCCTGGCAGGATTATTTCATCTGGGGAGCTACCGCCGGGATGATCCGTTCGCTCACTGCGCGTCTCGGGCTGCACGCGGCCTGA
- a CDS encoding TIGR02281 family clan AA aspartic protease → MKFPGSGKMAGHCTAFAWLLLAAAPLAAQEVGLAGILGSKAMLIINGGSPRAATVGQTLDGVRLLAVQDEQVIVEIGGRKRALRVGQHAVGAAAEGGGKIVLTADGQGHFLANGTINGTSVRFLVDTGATMISLGASDARRIGLDFNSGQRGISQTANGQVQVSRVKLDTVRIGEVTLHGVDATIHQNDLPIALLGMSFLNRMEMLRDGPTMTLKKRY, encoded by the coding sequence ATGAAATTCCCCGGTAGCGGAAAAATGGCCGGTCATTGTACGGCGTTTGCCTGGCTGCTGTTGGCCGCCGCACCGCTGGCGGCCCAGGAGGTCGGCCTTGCCGGCATTCTCGGCAGCAAGGCGATGCTGATCATCAACGGTGGCTCGCCGCGGGCTGCAACGGTTGGCCAGACCCTCGACGGCGTACGCCTGCTGGCCGTGCAGGATGAGCAGGTGATCGTCGAGATTGGCGGGCGCAAGCGCGCCTTGCGGGTTGGGCAGCATGCCGTTGGCGCGGCTGCCGAAGGCGGCGGCAAGATTGTGCTGACCGCAGATGGCCAAGGGCATTTTCTGGCCAACGGCACGATCAACGGCACTTCGGTGCGTTTTCTCGTCGATACCGGGGCCACCATGATTTCCCTGGGCGCTTCGGATGCCCGCCGGATCGGGCTCGACTTCAACAGCGGTCAGCGTGGAATATCGCAAACTGCGAATGGACAAGTACAGGTCAGTCGCGTCAAACTGGACACTGTACGGATCGGCGAGGTAACGCTGCACGGCGTCGATGCCACGATCCACCAGAACGACTTGCCGATCGCGCTGCTCGGAATGAGCTTCCTCAATCGTATGGAAATGCTGCGCGACGGCCCGACAATGACGCTGAAAAAGCGCTATTAG
- a CDS encoding type 1 glutamine amidotransferase, producing MLPVAIFRHAPTEGPGYFATFLDAHGIPWELIAVDAGAPLPLDTQAFSGLCLMGGPMSVNDSLPWIEPVCALIREADRRQLPLLGHCLGGQLIAKALGARVEKNPVKEIGWGTILGEQHATARRWLGEFSGRPVSAFHWHGETFSLPAGAERLAGNAHCANQMFALGPHLGLQCHVEMTPEMIAEWCEQWHEETQGVDERIGIQTPETMAAETAERLPEMRRLADQLYSTWSLCLPR from the coding sequence ATGCTGCCAGTCGCCATCTTTCGCCATGCTCCTACCGAAGGTCCGGGCTATTTTGCCACATTCCTCGATGCCCACGGGATTCCCTGGGAACTGATCGCGGTCGATGCCGGCGCCCCCCTGCCGCTCGATACACAGGCATTTTCCGGCCTCTGCCTGATGGGTGGTCCAATGAGTGTGAATGATTCGTTGCCATGGATCGAGCCGGTTTGTGCCCTGATCCGCGAAGCCGACCGGCGCCAGCTGCCGCTGCTTGGACACTGCCTGGGCGGACAACTGATCGCCAAGGCACTCGGTGCCCGGGTCGAGAAAAACCCGGTCAAGGAAATCGGCTGGGGCACGATTCTCGGCGAACAGCATGCAACGGCGCGGCGCTGGCTCGGCGAATTCTCCGGCCGCCCAGTCAGTGCCTTTCACTGGCACGGCGAAACCTTCTCACTGCCGGCCGGTGCCGAACGACTCGCCGGCAACGCCCATTGTGCCAACCAGATGTTTGCGCTCGGCCCGCACCTGGGCCTGCAGTGCCATGTCGAGATGACCCCGGAGATGATCGCCGAGTGGTGCGAACAGTGGCACGAGGAAACCCAAGGCGTCGATGAGCGTATTGGTATCCAGACGCCGGAAACGATGGCGGCCGAAACTGCTGAACGGCTGCCGGAAATGCGCCGTCTGGCCGATCAGTTGTACTCGACCTGGAGTCTCTGCCTGCCGCGCTGA
- a CDS encoding YajQ family cyclic di-GMP-binding protein, which produces MPSFDFTSEADMVALKNAIDVAARQIENRYDFKGTSAKVELNEKDKLITLHGDSDFQLDQIKDILFPAMEKKEAESTKRLDEQPLQKVSGNKVKQELKIKLGIETELAKKIVKMIKDAKLKVQASIQGDAVRVQGAKRDDLQECIALIRKSIADFPIKAGNFRD; this is translated from the coding sequence ATGCCTTCTTTTGACTTCACCTCAGAAGCCGACATGGTCGCGCTGAAGAACGCGATTGACGTCGCGGCGCGCCAGATCGAAAACCGCTATGACTTCAAGGGCACTTCGGCCAAGGTCGAACTGAACGAGAAGGACAAGCTGATCACCCTGCACGGCGATTCCGATTTTCAGCTCGACCAGATCAAGGACATCCTGTTCCCGGCGATGGAAAAGAAGGAAGCCGAGAGCACCAAGCGCCTCGACGAGCAGCCGCTGCAGAAAGTCTCCGGCAACAAGGTCAAGCAGGAGTTGAAAATCAAGCTCGGGATCGAAACCGAGCTGGCCAAGAAGATTGTCAAAATGATCAAGGATGCCAAGCTCAAGGTGCAGGCTTCGATCCAGGGCGATGCCGTGCGCGTCCAGGGGGCCAAGCGCGACGATCTGCAGGAATGCATCGCGCTGATCCGCAAGTCGATTGCCGATTTTCCGATCAAGGCCGGGAATTTCCGCGACTGA
- a CDS encoding pyrimidine/purine nucleoside phosphorylase, protein MSQFDNVSVVKKANVYFDGKCVSHTVVLADGTKKTVGVILPSTLTFNTGAPEIMEGVGGACRVKLAGESEWTAYGEGQSFNVPGNSSFEISVADGESYHYVCHFG, encoded by the coding sequence ATGTCTCAATTCGATAACGTTTCGGTGGTCAAGAAGGCCAATGTCTATTTTGACGGCAAGTGCGTCAGCCACACCGTCGTCCTTGCCGACGGCACCAAGAAGACGGTCGGTGTGATCCTGCCGTCCACCCTGACCTTCAACACCGGCGCGCCGGAAATCATGGAAGGCGTAGGCGGTGCCTGCCGCGTCAAGCTGGCCGGCGAAAGCGAATGGACCGCCTATGGTGAGGGCCAGTCCTTCAACGTGCCGGGTAATTCGTCCTTCGAAATTTCGGTGGCCGACGGCGAGTCCTACCACTACGTTTGCCACTTCGGCTGA
- a CDS encoding DUF2788 domain-containing protein encodes MEPSTLFGLTEEQISDFFSTWGVGAFILFMLFIIGEIAWKSKAGKTGTFVLFFVLAFGMVGFIAKSVIQKIWGI; translated from the coding sequence ATGGAACCTTCGACTCTTTTCGGCCTGACCGAGGAACAGATTTCCGATTTTTTTTCGACCTGGGGCGTCGGAGCTTTCATTCTGTTCATGCTCTTCATCATCGGCGAAATCGCCTGGAAATCGAAGGCGGGCAAGACCGGGACCTTTGTCCTGTTCTTCGTGCTGGCCTTCGGCATGGTCGGTTTCATCGCCAAATCCGTCATCCAAAAAATCTGGGGAATCTGA
- a CDS encoding argininosuccinate synthase has translation MSDIKKVVLAYSGGLDTSVILKWLQDTYQCEVVTFTADLGQGEELEPARAKALQFGIKPENIFIDDLREEFVRDFVFPMFRCNTVYEGEYLLGTSIARPLIAKRLIEIANMTGADAISHGATGKGNDQVRFELGAYALKPGVKVIAPWREWDLLSREKLLNYAETHGIPIDMKHRNGGSPYSMDANLLHISFEGRHLEDPSAEAEESMWRWTVSPEQAPDAAEYLDIDFEKGDIVALNGVRMSPAQVLTKLNELGGKHGIGRLDLVENRYVGMKSRGCYETPGGTIILKAHRAIESVTLDREVAHLKDDLMPRYASLVYNGYWWSPERVALQTLIDHTQQTVNGNVRVKLYKGNVIVVGRDSKTDSLFDPTIATFEDDAGAYDQRDAGGFIKLNALRMRIAANLKARKG, from the coding sequence ATGAGCGATATCAAGAAAGTGGTGCTGGCCTATTCCGGCGGTCTCGACACTTCCGTGATCCTGAAGTGGCTGCAGGATACCTACCAGTGCGAGGTGGTGACCTTCACTGCCGACCTCGGCCAGGGCGAGGAACTGGAACCAGCACGTGCCAAGGCACTGCAGTTCGGCATCAAGCCGGAAAACATCTTCATCGACGACCTGCGCGAAGAATTCGTCCGCGACTTCGTCTTCCCGATGTTCCGCTGCAACACCGTCTACGAAGGCGAATACCTGCTCGGCACCTCGATTGCCCGGCCGCTGATCGCCAAACGCCTGATCGAGATCGCCAACATGACCGGTGCCGACGCGATTTCGCACGGTGCGACCGGCAAGGGCAACGACCAGGTGCGTTTCGAACTCGGCGCCTACGCACTGAAGCCGGGCGTCAAGGTCATTGCCCCGTGGCGCGAGTGGGATCTGCTGTCGCGCGAGAAGCTGCTCAACTACGCCGAAACCCACGGCATCCCCATCGACATGAAGCACCGCAACGGCGGTTCGCCGTACTCGATGGACGCCAACCTGCTGCACATCTCCTTCGAAGGTCGTCACCTCGAAGACCCGTCGGCCGAGGCCGAAGAGTCGATGTGGCGCTGGACCGTGTCGCCGGAACAGGCACCGGACGCCGCCGAATACCTCGACATCGACTTTGAAAAGGGTGACATCGTCGCGCTGAACGGTGTGCGCATGAGCCCGGCTCAGGTGCTGACCAAGCTGAACGAACTGGGCGGTAAGCACGGTATCGGCCGTCTGGACCTGGTTGAAAACCGTTACGTCGGCATGAAGTCGCGCGGCTGCTACGAAACCCCGGGCGGCACGATCATCCTCAAGGCCCATCGCGCCATCGAATCGGTCACCCTCGATCGCGAAGTTGCTCACCTCAAGGACGACCTGATGCCGCGTTATGCCAGCCTGGTGTACAACGGTTACTGGTGGAGCCCGGAGCGCGTTGCGCTGCAGACCCTGATTGACCACACCCAGCAGACCGTCAACGGCAACGTCCGGGTCAAGCTGTACAAGGGCAACGTCATCGTCGTCGGCCGCGATTCCAAGACCGACTCGCTGTTCGACCCGACCATCGCCACCTTCGAGGACGATGCCGGTGCCTACGACCAGCGCGATGCCGGGGGCTTCATCAAGCTCAATGCGCTGCGCATGCGCATTGCCGCCAATCTCAAGGCGCGCAAGGGGTAA
- the argF gene encoding ornithine carbamoyltransferase produces MAIKHFLQFSDFTREEHTYVFERAAWIKKEFKSFNKYWPLEDRTLVMIFEKASTRTRLSFEAGMHQLGGAAIYLNTRDSQLGRGEPVEDAAQVISRMSDLVMIRTYEQDIIERFAKHSRVPVINGLTNEYHPCQILADIFTFIEHRGCIQGKTVAWVGDANNMCNTWLQAAEVLDFKVNVSTPPGYELNPDLIKGVNPAHYQVFADPMEACRGADLVTTDVWTSMGFEAENEVRMKAFADWCVDAEMMAVASPQAVFMHCLPAHRGEEVTAEVIDGPQSVVWDEAENRLHVQKALMEYLHLGRIETK; encoded by the coding sequence ATGGCAATCAAGCACTTTCTGCAATTCAGTGATTTCACGCGCGAAGAGCACACCTATGTGTTCGAGCGCGCCGCCTGGATCAAGAAGGAGTTCAAGTCCTTCAACAAGTATTGGCCGCTGGAGGATCGCACCCTGGTGATGATCTTCGAGAAGGCGAGCACCCGCACCCGTCTCTCGTTCGAGGCCGGCATGCACCAGTTGGGCGGCGCCGCGATCTACTTGAACACCCGCGACTCGCAGCTTGGGCGCGGCGAGCCGGTCGAGGATGCGGCGCAGGTGATTTCGCGGATGAGCGATCTGGTGATGATCCGCACCTATGAGCAGGACATCATCGAGCGCTTTGCCAAGCATTCGCGCGTGCCGGTGATCAACGGCCTGACCAACGAATATCACCCGTGCCAGATCCTGGCCGACATCTTCACCTTCATCGAGCATCGCGGTTGCATCCAGGGCAAGACGGTGGCCTGGGTCGGCGATGCCAACAATATGTGCAACACCTGGCTGCAGGCGGCCGAAGTCCTCGACTTCAAGGTCAATGTGTCGACCCCGCCCGGCTATGAACTGAACCCGGACTTGATCAAGGGTGTCAATCCGGCGCATTACCAGGTTTTTGCCGATCCGATGGAGGCCTGTCGCGGGGCCGATCTGGTCACCACGGACGTGTGGACCTCGATGGGTTTCGAGGCCGAGAACGAGGTGCGGATGAAGGCTTTTGCCGACTGGTGTGTCGATGCCGAGATGATGGCAGTGGCCAGTCCGCAGGCGGTTTTCATGCACTGCCTGCCGGCACATCGCGGCGAGGAAGTGACCGCCGAAGTGATCGACGGCCCGCAGTCCGTGGTCTGGGACGAAGCCGAAAACCGGCTGCATGTGCAGAAGGCTTTGATGGAATACCTGCATTTGGGCAGGATTGAAACGAAGTAA
- a CDS encoding aspartate aminotransferase family protein has protein sequence MSHVMNTYARLPVTFSHGRGCRLFDVDGKEYLDALSGIAVSTLGHAHPKLVAAISAQAGRMLHVSNLYRIAEQEQLADKLCSLSGMQEVFFGNSGAEANEAAIKLARFYGHKKGIELPTVIVMDKAFHGRTMATLSATANRKAQAGFEPLVSGFVRVPYGDLDAIRAVAEHNKNIVAVMFEIIQGEGGIHLVDQAFYRGVRELCDRHEWLMMCDEVQCGMGRTGKWFGFQTAGVQPDVATLAKGLGSGVPIGACLTGGRAAGLFGPGNHGSTFGGNPLVATAALTTIAVIEEEGLLDNAARIGALIRQGFAEALAGVDGVVEIRGHGLMIGIELARPCGELVGQALAAGLLINVTADTVVRFLPPLTFTENDARELVDRVAPLIKAFLAG, from the coding sequence ATGTCGCATGTGATGAATACCTATGCCCGCCTGCCAGTGACTTTCAGCCACGGTCGTGGGTGCCGCCTGTTCGATGTTGATGGCAAGGAATACCTCGACGCCTTGTCGGGGATCGCCGTTTCGACCTTGGGCCACGCCCATCCGAAGCTGGTTGCCGCCATTTCTGCCCAGGCCGGCCGCATGCTGCATGTTTCCAACCTCTACCGGATCGCCGAGCAGGAGCAACTGGCCGACAAGCTGTGTTCGCTGTCCGGAATGCAGGAAGTCTTTTTCGGCAATTCCGGTGCCGAAGCCAACGAGGCGGCGATCAAGCTGGCGCGTTTTTACGGCCATAAAAAGGGTATCGAATTGCCGACGGTGATCGTCATGGACAAGGCCTTTCACGGGCGGACCATGGCGACCTTGTCGGCAACAGCCAATCGCAAGGCGCAGGCCGGTTTCGAGCCGCTGGTCAGCGGTTTTGTCCGGGTGCCGTACGGCGATCTCGACGCGATTCGCGCGGTGGCCGAACACAACAAGAACATTGTCGCCGTGATGTTTGAAATCATTCAGGGCGAGGGCGGCATCCATCTGGTTGATCAAGCCTTCTATCGCGGCGTGCGCGAGCTTTGCGACCGGCACGAGTGGCTGATGATGTGCGACGAAGTCCAGTGCGGCATGGGGCGGACCGGCAAGTGGTTCGGTTTCCAGACCGCCGGTGTCCAGCCGGATGTGGCGACCCTGGCCAAGGGCCTGGGTTCAGGTGTGCCGATCGGTGCCTGTCTGACTGGCGGCCGGGCCGCCGGTCTGTTCGGGCCGGGCAATCACGGTTCAACCTTCGGCGGCAATCCGCTGGTCGCCACCGCAGCCCTGACCACCATCGCGGTGATTGAGGAAGAAGGCCTGCTCGACAATGCTGCCAGGATCGGCGCGCTGATCCGCCAGGGCTTTGCCGAGGCACTGGCCGGCGTTGATGGCGTGGTCGAAATTCGCGGTCACGGGTTGATGATCGGCATCGAACTGGCACGCCCGTGCGGCGAACTGGTTGGCCAGGCGCTGGCTGCCGGCCTGCTGATCAACGTGACGGCCGATACGGTGGTGCGCTTCCTGCCGCCGCTGACCTTTACCGAAAATGATGCCCGCGAGCTGGTCGACCGTGTCGCACCGCTGATCAAGGCATTTCTCGCAGGATAA